One stretch of Amycolatopsis sp. 195334CR DNA includes these proteins:
- a CDS encoding SDR family oxidoreductase, translating to MTEKAGKVLVVLGAGPGLGMSMAHRFGREGFRVALVSRTDRRHEGYRASLTEAGIEAHTYTADVTDAADLKRVLGQITVDLGGYDTVYFGPVSPATLAVVPLTEAGAAELLAPMDNLLTAAATLVGEVVPGMVSRGDGALFFGGGLSGKIPMPMLGNLAPASAALRMYVLTLAEALKDKGVYAATLTIGGLIERGDIHRSFVDRDPSLEGIGTLDPDDIAATAWTMYVDRDRTEAEFGVPVTSAA from the coding sequence ATGACGGAGAAGGCAGGCAAGGTGCTGGTGGTGCTCGGGGCGGGACCGGGCCTCGGCATGTCGATGGCACACCGGTTCGGGCGCGAGGGTTTCCGGGTGGCACTGGTCTCCCGCACCGACCGCAGGCACGAGGGCTACCGCGCCAGCCTCACCGAGGCGGGGATCGAGGCGCACACCTACACCGCCGACGTCACCGACGCGGCGGACCTCAAGCGGGTGCTCGGCCAGATCACCGTCGACCTGGGCGGGTACGACACCGTCTACTTCGGACCGGTCAGCCCGGCCACGCTGGCGGTCGTCCCGCTCACCGAAGCCGGCGCGGCCGAACTGCTGGCACCTATGGACAACCTGCTCACCGCGGCCGCCACGCTGGTCGGCGAAGTGGTGCCCGGCATGGTTTCGCGCGGCGACGGCGCGTTGTTCTTCGGCGGCGGGCTCAGCGGCAAGATCCCCATGCCGATGCTGGGGAACCTGGCGCCGGCCTCGGCCGCGCTGCGCATGTACGTGCTCACCCTGGCCGAAGCGCTGAAGGACAAGGGCGTCTACGCGGCCACGCTCACCATCGGCGGGCTGATCGAACGCGGCGACATCCACCGCTCGTTCGTGGACCGGGACCCCTCGCTGGAGGGCATCGGCACGCTCGACCCCGACGACATCGCCGCCACCGCGTGGACGATGTACGTCGACCGGGACCGCACCGAAGCGGAGTTCGGCGTGCCGGTTACTTCGGCAGCTTGA
- a CDS encoding FAD-dependent oxidoreductase yields the protein MNDSDVIVVGAGPAGLMLAAELRLAGVRPLVLERQPRPRHTQKAHGLSGQILHLLRYRGILDRFEAATTDPVPPPRFPYGGVHLDLTRLADPPLGALPLRQHRLEALLAERAVELGAEIRRGHEVVALRQDEDAVTAEVRGPAGTYEVTARYLVGCDGGRSRIRALAGIGFPGTTYPEVNRIAEVRVHESVTVLENGDLEAPGIRVRAGYTNTDHGVFAVGSLTPGVLMMQTTELDPSEVDNDEPLLLEEMRESIRRVLGADLPLGEVTRLSRYQFQARQAERYRDGRVFLAGDAAHLLPATGVALNAGMLDSVNLAWKLAGGVQGWAPDGLLDTYHAERHYAGARALLQTQAQVALRRGQDPAAEALRAVFQELLADEQPARRLGALVAGADLRYPTADGHALTGTFAPDLVLHTDEGTTSVAELLRPARPVLLDLAGRDDLREIARGRVDVVTAKADDSPADALLIRPDGHLAWVAGEAEALREALTTWFGASG from the coding sequence GTGAACGACTCCGACGTGATCGTCGTGGGCGCCGGCCCGGCCGGGCTGATGCTGGCCGCGGAACTGCGCCTGGCCGGGGTGCGGCCGCTGGTGCTGGAGCGGCAGCCGCGACCGCGGCACACCCAGAAGGCACACGGCCTCAGCGGGCAAATCCTGCACCTGCTGCGCTACCGCGGGATCCTGGACCGGTTCGAGGCGGCGACCACCGATCCGGTGCCGCCGCCGCGGTTCCCGTACGGCGGGGTGCACCTGGACCTGACGCGCCTGGCCGACCCGCCGCTGGGCGCGCTGCCGCTGCGGCAGCACCGCCTGGAGGCGTTGCTCGCCGAGCGCGCCGTCGAACTCGGCGCCGAGATCCGCCGCGGGCACGAAGTCGTCGCGCTGCGCCAGGACGAGGACGCGGTGACCGCCGAGGTGCGTGGTCCGGCTGGGACGTACGAGGTGACCGCGCGCTACCTGGTGGGCTGCGACGGCGGGCGCAGCCGGATCCGCGCCCTGGCCGGGATCGGCTTTCCCGGCACCACGTACCCGGAGGTCAACCGGATCGCCGAGGTCCGCGTGCACGAGTCGGTGACCGTGCTGGAGAACGGCGATCTCGAAGCTCCCGGCATCCGGGTCCGCGCGGGGTACACGAACACCGACCACGGGGTGTTCGCGGTCGGCTCGCTCACGCCGGGCGTGCTGATGATGCAGACCACCGAGCTGGATCCATCCGAAGTGGACAACGACGAACCGTTGCTGCTGGAGGAAATGCGGGAGAGCATCCGACGCGTGCTGGGCGCGGACCTCCCGCTCGGCGAAGTGACCCGCTTGTCGCGTTACCAGTTCCAGGCACGACAGGCCGAGCGGTACCGCGACGGGCGGGTGTTCCTCGCGGGCGACGCGGCGCACCTCCTGCCCGCCACCGGCGTGGCGCTCAACGCGGGCATGCTGGATTCGGTCAACCTCGCCTGGAAGCTGGCCGGCGGGGTCCAGGGCTGGGCCCCGGACGGCCTGCTGGACACCTACCACGCCGAACGCCACTACGCCGGGGCCCGCGCCCTGCTGCAGACGCAGGCCCAGGTGGCGCTGAGGCGCGGTCAGGACCCCGCCGCCGAGGCCCTGCGGGCGGTCTTCCAGGAACTGCTCGCCGACGAGCAGCCCGCCCGCCGGCTCGGCGCGCTGGTCGCCGGGGCGGATCTCCGCTACCCGACCGCCGACGGGCACGCGCTGACCGGGACCTTCGCGCCGGATCTCGTCCTGCACACCGATGAGGGGACCACCAGCGTCGCGGAGCTCCTGCGCCCGGCGCGGCCGGTCCTGCTCGATCTCGCCGGTCGCGACGACCTCCGCGAGATCGCCCGTGGCCGGGTCGACGTGGTCACCGCGAAGGCGGACGACAGCCCGGCCGACGCGCTGCTGATCCGCCCGGACGGTCACCTCGCCTGGGTGGCGGGCGAGGCCGAAGCACTGCGGGAAGCGCTGACCACCTGGTTCGGCGCGAGCGGCTGA
- a CDS encoding LysR family transcriptional regulator, with the protein MELQHLRYVLAVAETNSFTRGAERCFVAQSALSHQIARLERELGAKLFDRTSRRVRLTAAGAAFLPAARQCLDAADRAVAEVAAAIGEVRGRLTVGAIPTVAAVDIPVALREFHRRYPQVRVGLRSGASEELVDAVKDGSLEVAFLGLPTTARPHGVNSRELARDHLVAVTAPDHPLAEASEVDLPRLAEETFVDFPAGTAGRAQSDEAFAAAGLVREVAFEVTAADFMAKLIRQGLGVAMLPSTYAPQLTGVATVPVLGAPGRVEYLVWSRAGLSPAATAFLDALSTPRA; encoded by the coding sequence GTGGAACTCCAGCACCTGCGGTACGTGCTCGCCGTCGCCGAAACGAACAGCTTCACCCGCGGCGCCGAGCGCTGCTTCGTCGCCCAGTCCGCGCTCAGCCACCAGATCGCCCGGCTGGAACGCGAACTGGGCGCGAAGCTGTTCGACCGCACCAGCCGCCGGGTGCGGCTGACCGCCGCGGGCGCCGCGTTCCTCCCGGCGGCGCGGCAGTGCCTCGACGCCGCCGACCGGGCCGTCGCCGAAGTCGCGGCGGCGATCGGCGAGGTGCGCGGCAGGCTCACCGTCGGCGCCATCCCGACCGTGGCCGCGGTGGACATCCCGGTGGCACTGCGCGAATTCCACCGCCGCTACCCCCAGGTGCGCGTCGGCCTCCGGTCCGGCGCCAGCGAGGAACTCGTCGACGCGGTGAAGGACGGCAGCCTCGAAGTCGCCTTCCTCGGCCTGCCGACCACCGCGCGCCCGCACGGGGTGAACTCCCGCGAACTGGCCCGCGACCACCTCGTCGCGGTGACCGCGCCCGACCACCCGCTGGCCGAAGCGTCCGAAGTGGACTTACCACGACTGGCCGAGGAGACCTTTGTGGACTTCCCGGCCGGGACGGCGGGCCGGGCGCAGTCCGACGAGGCCTTCGCCGCGGCCGGCCTGGTCCGCGAAGTCGCGTTCGAGGTGACCGCGGCGGACTTCATGGCCAAGCTCATCCGGCAGGGGCTCGGCGTGGCCATGCTCCCGTCGACCTACGCGCCGCAACTCACCGGTGTCGCCACCGTTCCGGTGCTCGGCGCGCCCGGCCGGGTCGAGTACCTGGTGTGGAGCCGGGCCGGGTTGAGCCCGGCGGCGACCGCCTTCCTGGACGCGCTCAGCACTCCCCGCGCATGA
- a CDS encoding PP2C family protein-serine/threonine phosphatase: MGSAHSPEKAGPLPRLSVGYRLHVLLVEDDDGDALLVEEMLADALEPTTLRRVGTLAEALSAPIRADCVLLDLALPDAMGLDSVARLRRFAPGTAVVVLTGRADERTGQAAVAAGAQDYLVKSQVDGPLLSKALRYAWERKRAEEVEQSLREQQLLAREYTRLERGLLPTPLLASGELSLIARYRPGRDGALLGGDFYDAVELADGTLHVIIGDVSGHGPDEAALGVALRIAWRSLVLAGLPQDQVLATVQQVLTHERINNQFATVCVVSVAPDRRSLSMRLAGHPPPLLRTGSGARLLPVDRLGVPLGVLPAARWEPLEVELEPGWALLLCTDGIFEGRSDGPGTELLGQEQMTELFLGLLRDRPDWRSGPAGVLDDLIAEAERRNGGPLDDDVAVVLLGHREAA; the protein is encoded by the coding sequence ATGGGCTCGGCTCACTCGCCTGAAAAGGCAGGTCCACTCCCACGGCTGTCGGTGGGCTACCGGTTGCACGTGCTGCTGGTCGAGGACGACGACGGCGACGCGCTGCTGGTCGAGGAGATGCTCGCCGACGCGCTGGAGCCGACCACGCTGCGGCGGGTCGGCACGCTGGCCGAAGCGCTGTCCGCGCCGATCCGCGCCGACTGCGTGCTGCTCGACCTCGCGCTGCCCGACGCGATGGGCCTCGACTCGGTGGCCCGGCTGCGCCGGTTCGCGCCGGGGACCGCGGTGGTGGTGCTCACCGGCCGCGCCGACGAACGCACCGGCCAGGCCGCGGTCGCCGCCGGTGCCCAGGACTACCTGGTCAAGAGCCAGGTCGACGGCCCGCTGCTGAGCAAGGCGCTGCGGTACGCGTGGGAGCGCAAGCGGGCCGAGGAGGTCGAGCAGTCGCTGCGGGAACAGCAGTTGCTGGCCAGGGAGTACACCCGGCTGGAACGCGGCCTGCTGCCCACCCCGCTGCTGGCGTCCGGGGAACTGTCGCTGATCGCCCGCTACCGGCCCGGCCGCGACGGCGCGCTGCTCGGCGGCGACTTCTACGACGCGGTCGAACTGGCCGACGGCACCCTGCACGTGATCATCGGCGACGTCTCCGGCCACGGACCCGACGAGGCCGCCCTCGGCGTGGCCCTGCGCATCGCCTGGCGGTCGCTGGTGCTCGCCGGGCTGCCGCAGGACCAGGTGCTGGCCACCGTCCAGCAGGTGCTCACGCACGAGCGGATCAACAACCAGTTCGCCACCGTGTGCGTGGTCTCGGTGGCGCCGGACCGGCGGTCGCTGAGCATGCGGCTGGCCGGGCACCCGCCGCCGCTGCTGCGCACCGGGTCCGGCGCGCGACTGCTGCCGGTGGACCGGCTCGGGGTGCCGCTGGGCGTGCTGCCCGCCGCCCGCTGGGAACCGCTGGAGGTCGAGCTGGAACCGGGCTGGGCGCTGCTGCTGTGCACCGACGGCATCTTCGAGGGCCGCAGCGACGGGCCGGGGACCGAACTGCTCGGCCAGGAGCAGATGACCGAGCTGTTCCTCGGCCTGCTGCGCGACCGGCCGGACTGGCGGTCCGGTCCGGCCGGCGTGCTCGACGACCTGATCGCCGAGGCGGAGCGCCGCAACGGCGGGCCGCTCGACGACGACGTCGCGGTCGTCCTGCTCGGCCACCGGGAGGCGGCGTGA
- a CDS encoding response regulator: MSDSLAPIDILLVEDDPGDVLMTQEAFEHHKIRNSLHVVSDGVEALDFLRRDGEYTDAPRPGLILLDLNLPKKDGRQVLAEIKAEPELRSIPVVVLTTSEAEEDILRSYDLHANAYVTKPVDFERFVEVVRQIDDFFVTVVKLPK; encoded by the coding sequence GTGAGCGATTCACTGGCCCCGATCGACATCCTGCTGGTCGAGGACGACCCCGGCGACGTGCTGATGACGCAGGAGGCGTTCGAGCACCACAAGATCCGCAACTCGCTGCACGTGGTCAGCGACGGCGTGGAGGCGCTGGACTTCCTGCGCCGCGACGGCGAGTACACCGACGCGCCGCGCCCCGGGCTGATCCTGCTCGACCTCAACCTGCCGAAGAAGGACGGCCGCCAGGTGCTCGCCGAGATCAAGGCCGAGCCGGAGCTGCGCAGCATCCCGGTGGTGGTGCTGACCACCTCCGAGGCCGAGGAGGACATCCTGCGCAGCTACGACCTGCACGCCAACGCCTACGTCACCAAGCCGGTCGACTTCGAGCGCTTCGTCGAGGTGGTCCGCCAGATCGACGACTTCTTCGTCACCGTGGTCAAGCTGCCGAAGTAA
- a CDS encoding ATP-binding protein — translation MLDAEDREPVLGFSGDPTELGRVRRWARTVLTGLDPPVLADAVGALDELASNAIRHGAAPRRVRLRRSAGRLRIEVSDGSPEPAAYRVPDNDGGRGLRMVDAYVDAWGQTTGDGGKTVWAELALSQLGPVTLKTDVTGREVAGGETVTHG, via the coding sequence GTGCTCGATGCGGAGGACCGGGAGCCAGTACTGGGTTTCTCCGGTGACCCCACCGAACTGGGGCGGGTCCGGCGGTGGGCCAGGACGGTGCTCACCGGGCTGGATCCGCCGGTGCTGGCCGATGCGGTCGGTGCGCTGGACGAACTGGCGTCCAACGCGATCCGCCACGGTGCGGCACCACGCCGGGTGCGCCTGCGCCGGTCGGCCGGGCGGTTGCGCATCGAGGTCAGCGACGGCTCACCGGAACCGGCCGCGTACCGGGTGCCGGACAACGACGGCGGCCGCGGGCTGCGCATGGTCGACGCCTACGTCGACGCCTGGGGGCAGACCACCGGTGACGGCGGGAAGACGGTGTGGGCGGAGCTCGCGCTCTCCCAACTCGGCCCGGTCACCCTGAAGACCGACGTGACCGGGCGCGAGGTGGCCGGCGGTGAGACCGTGACCCACGGCTGA
- a CDS encoding molybdopterin-dependent oxidoreductase — translation MTSDEARSTSDTAAVPRLVAALLGVLALLAALAAGHLVAGFIGSNASPYLAVGNGAIDLTPVELKDYAVRTFGTYDKLVLLLGMAVVMVLVAAAAGLASRRSVVPGAVVIAAFGVIGIIAVAARPDLSAVAVLAPIASLLAGVGVFAWLHRLFRTRAEEREDGPSRRSVLLAGAGVVVGAGVAGAAGQVLAGSRDAATSRAGVGALVPARTAPAIPADADFAKLGTPPFLTPNKDFYRVDTALSVPQVRTEDWSLRIHGMVDREVTYDFADIRDRPLVERTITMTCVSNEVGGPYVSTANFVGVDLADLLTEAGVRPGAEQLFSTSVDGWTAGTPVAAALDRGRGAMLAIGMNGEPLPVEHGFPARMVVPGLYGYVSATKWVVDLEVTTWAARRAYWLDRNWAEQAPIKTQSRIDFPKGFETLPAGRVRLGGVAWAQHTGIDRVEVRLDRGPWQEAMLSKEVNLDTWRMWWHEFDVPAGSHQITCRATDKSGYTQTEERQGTVPDGATGLHTISFSTR, via the coding sequence ATGACCAGCGACGAAGCACGATCCACATCGGACACCGCAGCGGTGCCGCGGCTCGTCGCGGCGTTGCTGGGCGTGCTCGCGCTGCTCGCGGCGCTGGCCGCCGGGCACCTGGTCGCCGGCTTCATCGGCAGCAACGCCTCGCCGTACCTGGCGGTCGGCAACGGCGCCATCGACCTGACCCCGGTGGAACTGAAGGACTACGCCGTCCGCACCTTCGGCACCTACGACAAACTGGTGTTGCTGCTGGGCATGGCGGTGGTGATGGTGCTGGTGGCGGCCGCCGCCGGGCTCGCGTCGAGGCGGTCGGTGGTGCCCGGCGCGGTGGTGATCGCGGCTTTCGGCGTGATCGGCATCATCGCGGTGGCCGCACGTCCGGACCTGAGCGCCGTCGCCGTGCTGGCGCCGATCGCCAGCCTGCTCGCCGGCGTCGGGGTTTTCGCCTGGCTGCACCGGCTTTTCCGGACCAGGGCGGAAGAACGGGAAGACGGCCCGTCCCGGCGTTCGGTGTTGCTCGCCGGAGCGGGGGTGGTGGTCGGCGCGGGCGTGGCCGGTGCCGCCGGACAGGTGCTCGCCGGTTCGCGTGACGCGGCGACCTCCCGGGCCGGCGTCGGCGCACTGGTGCCCGCGCGCACCGCGCCCGCGATCCCGGCCGACGCCGACTTCGCGAAACTCGGCACACCACCGTTCCTGACGCCCAATAAGGATTTCTACCGCGTGGACACCGCGTTGTCGGTGCCGCAGGTGCGGACCGAGGACTGGAGCCTGCGCATCCACGGCATGGTGGACCGCGAGGTCACCTACGACTTCGCCGACATCCGCGACCGGCCGCTGGTGGAACGCACCATCACCATGACCTGTGTGTCCAATGAGGTCGGTGGCCCGTACGTGTCCACGGCGAACTTCGTCGGGGTGGACCTGGCGGACCTGCTGACCGAGGCCGGGGTGCGTCCCGGTGCCGAGCAGTTGTTCTCGACCAGCGTGGACGGCTGGACCGCGGGAACGCCGGTGGCCGCCGCGCTGGACCGGGGGCGCGGCGCGATGCTGGCGATCGGGATGAACGGTGAACCGCTGCCGGTCGAGCACGGTTTCCCGGCCAGAATGGTGGTACCCGGTCTCTACGGATATGTTTCGGCCACCAAATGGGTGGTCGATCTGGAGGTCACCACCTGGGCGGCCCGCCGGGCCTATTGGCTCGACCGGAACTGGGCCGAACAGGCCCCGATCAAAACGCAGTCCAGGATCGATTTCCCGAAGGGTTTCGAAACGCTGCCCGCCGGACGGGTGCGGCTCGGCGGGGTGGCCTGGGCGCAGCACACCGGGATCGACCGGGTCGAGGTCCGGCTGGACCGCGGACCGTGGCAGGAAGCCATGCTGTCCAAGGAAGTCAACCTCGACACCTGGCGGATGTGGTGGCACGAGTTCGACGTGCCCGCCGGCAGCCACCAGATCACCTGCCGCGCCACCGACAAATCCGGCTACACGCAGACCGAAGAACGCCAGGGCACCGTGCCCGACGGCGCGACCGGCCTGCACACGATTTCCTTTTCGACGCGGTAA
- a CDS encoding ATP-binding protein, with the protein MTLLATITAALLAGIIVAGVVALENLDTARARLVDEIDPGLIGAQTLTSALLNQETGVRGYLLTGDRRFLAPYPQGLAEQARAVTQLRDAGARPGTVPGDDLDAVLERAGEWQRVADSWTAPGAPPVGVAQVEQSKAYFDGVREVLDTQRAHYSDARIEAREGLDSTASFLQSMLAVIAVLLIVLFAALYLGFRRAVARPLQTLATEVRAVTEDDLNREVRAGGPRELVELGADVEDMRRRIVAEVGELQHAKAELQRSNSDLEQFAYVASHDLQEPLRKVASFCQLLQRRYQGQLDERGDQYIEFAVDGARRMQALINDLLAFSRVGRKTGETAEVDTAKLVGQATRNVEATIEETGATVTHGELPVVHGEASLLTGVFQNLLSNALKFRGEEPPEVRIEAERDGDEWVFSVTDNGIGIEAEYADRIFAIFQRLHPKSAYPGTGIGLAMCRKIVEYHGGRIWLDTEAPAGRTRFRFTLPVTPRTPGEDTDTTENTESEPS; encoded by the coding sequence ATGACCCTGCTGGCCACGATCACCGCCGCGTTGCTGGCCGGGATCATCGTGGCCGGCGTGGTGGCGCTGGAGAACCTCGACACCGCCCGCGCCCGCCTGGTCGACGAGATCGACCCCGGGCTGATCGGCGCGCAGACGCTGACCTCGGCGCTGCTGAACCAGGAGACCGGCGTCCGGGGCTACCTGCTCACCGGCGACCGCCGGTTCCTCGCGCCCTACCCGCAGGGACTGGCCGAGCAGGCGCGCGCGGTGACGCAGCTGCGTGACGCCGGTGCCCGGCCCGGCACGGTGCCCGGCGACGACCTCGACGCCGTGCTGGAGCGGGCGGGGGAGTGGCAGCGCGTGGCCGACAGCTGGACCGCGCCCGGCGCACCGCCGGTCGGCGTGGCGCAGGTCGAGCAGAGCAAGGCCTACTTCGACGGCGTCCGCGAGGTGCTCGACACCCAGCGCGCCCACTACAGCGACGCGCGGATCGAAGCCAGGGAGGGCCTGGACAGCACGGCGAGCTTCCTGCAGTCGATGCTCGCGGTCATCGCGGTCCTGCTGATCGTCCTGTTCGCCGCGCTCTACCTCGGCTTCCGCCGGGCCGTCGCCCGGCCGCTGCAGACGCTGGCCACCGAGGTCAGGGCGGTCACCGAGGACGACCTGAACCGCGAGGTGCGCGCCGGCGGCCCGCGCGAGCTGGTCGAGCTGGGTGCCGACGTGGAGGACATGCGCCGCCGGATCGTCGCCGAGGTCGGTGAACTGCAGCACGCCAAGGCCGAGCTGCAGCGGTCCAACTCGGACCTGGAGCAGTTCGCCTACGTCGCCTCGCACGACCTGCAGGAGCCGCTGCGCAAGGTGGCCAGCTTCTGCCAGCTGCTGCAACGCCGCTACCAGGGCCAGCTCGACGAGCGCGGCGACCAGTACATCGAGTTCGCGGTGGACGGCGCCCGCCGGATGCAGGCGCTGATCAACGACCTGCTGGCGTTCTCCAGGGTGGGCCGCAAGACCGGCGAGACCGCCGAGGTCGACACCGCGAAGCTGGTCGGCCAGGCGACGCGGAACGTCGAGGCGACGATCGAGGAGACCGGCGCCACCGTCACCCACGGCGAGCTGCCGGTGGTGCACGGCGAAGCCAGCCTGCTCACCGGCGTGTTCCAGAACCTGCTGAGCAACGCGCTGAAGTTCCGCGGGGAGGAACCGCCGGAGGTGCGCATCGAGGCCGAGCGCGACGGCGACGAATGGGTCTTCTCGGTCACCGACAACGGCATCGGCATCGAAGCCGAGTACGCCGACCGCATCTTCGCGATCTTCCAGCGGCTCCACCCGAAGAGCGCCTACCCGGGCACCGGGATCGGGCTGGCGATGTGCCGGAAGATCGTGGAGTACCACGGCGGGCGCATCTGGCTCGACACCGAGGCGCCCGCCGGGCGCACCCGGTTCCGCTTCACCCTGCCCGTGACCCCGCGGACCCCCGGGGAAGACACCGACACCACCGAGAACACAGAGAGCGAGCCGTCGTGA
- a CDS encoding TetR/AcrR family transcriptional regulator: protein MRRDAQLNREKLIESARALFAERGLNVALEEVARRAGVSIGTLYNRFPTREDLCVAVFADRVETVARSAENALSMPDAWAGFTLFLEQMCLLQAADRGFNDLAARGLPQADPRRGYELMSELVDRARREGVLREDFTTEDLAFVTWSITRTIEATAAVNPELWRRHLAMICDGLRAEAAHPLPEPPLSPEQLAGLMRGEC from the coding sequence ATGCGCCGGGACGCCCAGCTGAACCGCGAGAAGCTCATCGAGTCGGCTCGCGCCCTCTTCGCCGAGCGCGGGCTGAACGTGGCGCTGGAGGAGGTCGCGCGCCGGGCGGGGGTCAGCATCGGCACGCTGTACAACCGGTTCCCGACCAGGGAGGACCTGTGCGTGGCGGTGTTCGCCGACCGGGTCGAGACGGTCGCGCGCTCGGCCGAGAACGCGTTGTCCATGCCGGACGCGTGGGCCGGGTTCACCCTGTTCCTCGAGCAGATGTGCCTGCTGCAGGCGGCCGATCGCGGGTTCAACGACCTGGCCGCGCGCGGGCTGCCGCAGGCGGATCCGCGGCGCGGCTACGAGCTGATGTCCGAACTGGTCGACCGCGCGCGCCGGGAAGGCGTGCTGCGCGAGGACTTCACCACCGAGGACCTGGCCTTCGTCACCTGGTCGATCACCAGGACCATCGAGGCCACCGCGGCGGTCAACCCGGAGCTGTGGCGGCGGCACCTGGCGATGATCTGCGACGGCCTGCGTGCCGAGGCCGCGCACCCGTTGCCCGAGCCGCCGTTGAGCCCGGAGCAGCTCGCCGGGCTCATGCGCGGGGAGTGCTGA
- a CDS encoding fasciclin domain-containing protein — protein MKNLRVAGIGFAAVAALTLTACGSDDMASPGNTSAPAPAPSSEMAPPMSSPAAAAGDGVTTNADVFGPACSQLPQGSEPGSLDSMGPQPVASAASTNPLLTKLVAAVKATNLVDTLNSQEAITVFAPADPAFAELGDAKFTELAGKPDELAPILQYHVVPKRYDAKGLEAAGGSLESLNTAGGPLKIEGSGENMTVNGAKVLCGNIPTKNATVFVIDKVLMPGTNK, from the coding sequence GTGAAGAACCTTCGTGTCGCCGGAATCGGTTTCGCCGCGGTGGCCGCGCTCACGCTGACCGCCTGCGGTAGTGACGACATGGCGTCCCCCGGTAACACCAGTGCGCCCGCTCCCGCGCCGTCGAGCGAGATGGCGCCGCCGATGTCCAGCCCCGCCGCCGCGGCGGGTGACGGGGTGACGACCAACGCCGACGTGTTCGGCCCGGCCTGTTCCCAGCTGCCGCAGGGCAGTGAGCCCGGTTCGCTGGACTCGATGGGCCCGCAGCCGGTGGCCAGCGCCGCCTCGACCAACCCGCTGCTGACCAAGCTGGTCGCCGCGGTCAAGGCCACCAACCTGGTGGACACGCTGAACAGCCAGGAAGCGATCACCGTGTTCGCCCCGGCCGACCCCGCCTTCGCCGAGCTGGGCGACGCGAAGTTCACCGAGCTCGCGGGCAAGCCGGACGAGCTCGCCCCGATCCTGCAGTACCACGTCGTCCCGAAGCGCTACGACGCCAAGGGCCTGGAGGCCGCGGGCGGTTCGCTGGAGAGCCTGAACACCGCCGGTGGCCCGCTGAAGATCGAGGGCAGCGGCGAGAACATGACGGTGAACGGCGCGAAGGTGCTGTGCGGCAACATCCCCACCAAGAACGCCACCGTTTTCGTGATCGACAAGGTGCTGATGCCGGGCACCAACAAGTAG
- a CDS encoding EamA family transporter: MTSSSTFSRTALTALAPAVWGTTYVVTTELLPSGHPLFAGLMRALPAGLIALALTRTLPRGVWWWRAAALGVLNIGLFFPLLFTAAERLPGGVAATLGAGQPLVVALLAVGVLHERPSAARFAWGLAGMAGVGLVVLGPAAGFDAVGVLGGLGGAFAMALGVTLTKRWGRPAGVGPTAFAGWQLTAGGLFLVPVTFVLEGAPPAIDLPAAAGYAWLGLVGGLLAYVLWFRGISLLPVTSVAVLGLLSPMVAALLGALVLGQDLGPVQLAGFALALTAMVAGQLPPRTTQPLAPNQVVSASRSASASPATQAR, encoded by the coding sequence GTGACTTCTTCGAGCACCTTCTCCCGGACCGCGCTGACCGCCCTCGCGCCCGCCGTGTGGGGCACCACCTACGTCGTGACCACGGAACTGCTGCCCTCGGGCCACCCGCTGTTCGCGGGCCTGATGCGCGCGCTGCCCGCCGGGCTGATCGCGCTGGCGCTCACCCGGACGCTGCCGCGCGGCGTCTGGTGGTGGCGGGCGGCGGCGCTCGGGGTGCTCAACATCGGCCTGTTCTTCCCGTTGCTGTTCACCGCCGCCGAACGGCTGCCCGGCGGGGTCGCGGCGACCCTGGGCGCCGGGCAGCCGCTGGTGGTCGCCCTGCTGGCGGTCGGCGTGCTGCACGAACGGCCGTCGGCGGCCCGGTTCGCCTGGGGGCTGGCCGGGATGGCCGGGGTCGGGCTGGTGGTGCTCGGCCCGGCCGCCGGGTTCGACGCCGTGGGCGTGCTCGGCGGGCTCGGCGGGGCGTTCGCGATGGCGCTGGGCGTCACGCTGACCAAGCGCTGGGGTCGTCCGGCCGGGGTCGGCCCGACCGCGTTCGCCGGCTGGCAGCTGACCGCGGGCGGGCTGTTCCTGGTGCCGGTCACGTTCGTGCTCGAAGGCGCACCGCCGGCGATCGACCTGCCCGCCGCGGCCGGGTACGCCTGGCTCGGGCTGGTCGGCGGGCTGCTGGCCTACGTGCTGTGGTTCCGCGGCATCAGCCTGCTGCCGGTCACCTCGGTCGCCGTGCTGGGCCTGCTCTCGCCGATGGTCGCCGCCCTGCTCGGCGCCCTGGTGCTCGGCCAGGACCTCGGCCCGGTGCAGCTGGCCGGTTTCGCACTCGCGCTCACCGCGATGGTGGCCGGCCAGCTGCCCCCGCGAACGACTCAGCCGCTCGCGCCGAACCAGGTGGTCAGCGCTTCCCGCAGTGCTTCGGCCTCGCCCGCCACCCAGGCGAGGTGA